The Lolium perenne isolate Kyuss_39 chromosome 6, Kyuss_2.0, whole genome shotgun sequence genome segment atatgtaaagaatgggcctctcgtcgagcctgcgcaggaagaggatctacctccacaaatgaaaggtctgctgaactggtacaagggttacataaaacataaaaacgccaaagattatatttatgcggaagttggatatgagcatcacttcaaacaatactgtgtacaaattcatctgagtgaattgttccagcttttcaatctgcgcgagctcgacaaatctatcatcagttgctacgttctgtaagtgatttatttctaccccatctcgttcatattgccagctctatatatatatatatatatatatatatatatatatatatatatatatgtcctaactatattgttgtgtccgctattatacatgcagattgaagattaaggaatgcagagtaaggagcatccatgatgttgggttcattgacccacatatcgttaatggatatacgttaaagcatcaccccgccgacgtggagaaagacctgtggcggtttcttgataagcaggaactcaaaagtgatattctatttccttaccattttgggtgagtgtttatgtcttgagcacattctcttttgtttactccatgcatggtatgtggccggctaatcgatgagttatgcatgacgatcgtgcatgtatcgtgtccgcaggttccactggattctgctagtaattaaagttgacaaatcagaatgtatcgtccacgactctctggatatggataaggcggagtgggccgacatgagacaaatgattcaaaagtaattgttttcattcatttgcgctctatatcgatcggcctatttcgttcatttcctaattaagcttcaagtaattaactaataactctcttgttcatttaattttctttgcctcgtagggtttggagacggttcgcagatacaaaggtcggtgaattcaagaaagagctaaatttcatgcggtcaaaggctaagaatggtagcgatatgcagccaccgggaactaatctgtgtggatactatgtctgtgagatgatccggagatacacctctgagcgcgttccgagtgatctcaatgctcagaggaatcacCTCCGgtcgatgcttagtccagaagctcgcttccgaccacttcaagaggaactagctggatggttcaggagggaagtcctccatcctaaaggagaacaccattgcgacgacgtagaactatacatgcattaaattatgtatggaaacttgttcaaacttgtatatggtcatccgatgatattgaatatatgttgtatattcctcttgaattctttttggttctaatttcaaatttgtttgaaattgtacattcatatgcatgtatatatgtagtaccgtagaatatgtgaaactccttcaaaattacaataaagcacaaaagaaataaaacaatatacaaattaaacagaaaatatgtttaggggggggggggggcaggttgAGGGGGGgccgaaaaccctaaacctgcggcggcctttagtcgcagttggccagaagaaccgcgactaaaggtcctccgcccggacggccgcctggcgcccacgtggacgggcctttagtcgcggttcgtaaggaaccgcgactaaaggggggggcctttagtcgcgctactttggtcgcggttgcgcaaccgcgactaatggcagttgcgaaccgcgaccaaaggccctttttccaccagtgtcccCTCTACCTAACACGCACTTAATTTGGCTGCTACAAACAACCCACAACCATTTGCAACCATCGAAGAAGGTGAATTGCTGGAGAAGCTAAGTGTTGCCCCTGGAAGCTGGAGCATGCAATGCAACGGTAGCGACAGCGCCAACCAGAACGGGGAGTACAGCACAATCCCACAGGACCACAACATGCTACGCCTCTGACCGAAAGGATGGTCAGAAATTCACAACATCCTACGCCTCTGACTGAAAGGATGATCACAAATTGACAACACCTAAGTTGAAGAACACACATGGGTCTGAATAGAGAGAAGACACACGGGGGCTAACCTTGAGAAAATCCGTGAGCGAACGGACCTGCCATGCTGCGGCATTCCTGACCTTGGCAACCTTGTCGGGCTCCAGTCCCGCCTCGCCCCCCAGCACCTGAAGGATGAGTCTGAATGCGACCTTCTTCCGCTCCAGCGCCTCGATCTCCTCCCCATCAAACCTCTGCACCACCTCCCCGATCCCCCCGTTCTCCTCTCCCGCGGCGTCCTCTCCCTTCCCCTTGGCCTTGGGCGGCGCCTCGTCGGTGCCCGCGAACTCGAGGAGCAGCCGCTGGGCGACGGGCGCGGCGTCGGCAGGGAGGAGCGGAGGGGGGGGTGGAGGCCGCGGCGGCGAGGAAAGGCGCGGGCGAGCGGCGCGGAGGCGGGGTCCGCGACATCGAGCGCGGCGAGGAGCGCGCCTGAGAGGGCGGAGGAGAGGACGGGGGAGGGCGGCGCGGAGACGAGGAGCGGGAGGAGCTTGGAGAGGAAGGGCGCGGGGCGGCAGCGCGAGCCAAGCcggggggcggcggcggcagggcgaGTGAAACTGGCGGCCGACATGGAGAGCAGTGAGAAAAAGGGATGGACGGGGAAGAGTTGAGAGGTGGGAGAATAAGGGGAATTTTATTGCCCTCAATTACAGTACTTTGCAATAGATTTTTTGCCCCTCTTTACTTGACGCTTTAACAATTTGCCCTTTTTAAGAAAAAATTATTTGAAGATCAGGCTAAGATTCCTGGACCAATATACCCCGATCTAAATGTTCTTGTAATTCGTCCTCTTTTGCTCAGCCATGGCGGCGCCGCCAATGTCAGAACTTGTCTCAGGCCCTCCGGCCATTGTGGAGCCGCGCTTCGGCGACGCCGACGACATGTAGTGCAACTCCTCCACGCGACGCGACACGACAACACATCCGTAACAAGCACTTGTGCAGGAAGAGCAcactgccgccgccaccgtcccgcGTGGCGCCGCCTTCCCCAACCTTCGCGAACTCGTCCGCGGCTGCGCGCGATAGAACAGAAGGTGGTCAGGAGGAGAGTAGGGAGTCACGCTCATTACCAGTGCGTAGGTCACTTCTAATTTAATTCGTAAAAAAATATCACTTCTAATTTTTGGTGGGTGCTCTTGGGCATGTGAGGGGCAAATATACTGCTAGAAATAGTGTGGTTGGACTTTTAAGTGTATTTTAACCGTGGGAGATAATTGTATTTTTTTCATTCCATATGCATGCTTGTATGACtttatttaatttttctatttcaTATATATTTTCTTTTTTAGATAATAGCTAGGATGGACACTGATATTGTTGATGCTCCGAAAGAATCCAACGAGATAGGCTCTGATACGATATGCACGGTGGGTGGTATACTACATTgcacttttttatttttttcgcATGAACTATACATGTTAATGTGAAGTATTGTTGTGCAGAATGTTTTTGAGCTCAAGAAGAATTTTTTGGTACGCTTGCTCAAGTACAGTAAAAGTGAAGCGAAAGAAAATATTCCTAGCATTGTACGATAGTATTTAAGGAGCATCGAGGTGTAGATTCTTTTAATGTATAAACAGTTAGTCGAGTGCTTATTTAATTTTTATAAATGATGTCAATTATTATAACGTTCTTCAAAGCAATGTAGTTGTATTATGACAATGATATCATGTTATTGTGTTCAGTATTATCATGGTATAGCATATTATAATATTTCTGATttgatttgaatttgaattttcatACTGAGTTTCaaattatatatgtgcattgaaaaatcaaatttgaatacccgtggcaacgcacgggcatttttactAGTGGAAAGAAAAACCCAAATTCTAATTAATGCCAGAGCACTGTGTAGTCTTAGACGGTGCTCCCTACTCGCGCCCGTCCGATCCTCATCTAACGGTCTTCCTGAGGCGGTGGGTGAGACTCCCGCACGTGGCCAGGCTGTAAGGCACTGGTCTTCGTCTCTCCCGTGAGGCAGTGACTTCATCTGGAAATCTCATCTCCTCCCAGCATCAGGAGTCAGGACCGTGAGGCGGGCAGACGGCTGTGCTACGCTTCCAACGGAAACCGCCGGCGATTCGTCCACCCGTACCCGGCGCGCCAGACCTCCGCCGGCGACTCGTCCGCCCGGCCCCGGCGCGTTCGACCTCCGCCGGCGACTCGTCCGCCCGGCCCCGGCGCGTTCGACCTCCGCCGGCGACTCGTCCGCCCGGCCCCGGCGTGTTCGACCTCCGCCGGCGACTCGCCCGCCCGGCCCCGGCGCGTCCGACCTCCGCCGGCCACTCGCCCGCCTCGTCCCTGCCCTCTCTACCCCCGTCGGCGACTCACTCTTTCCCAGTGCGCACGAGCTCCGCCGGGCACGCACGTGATGGAGGCGGCGCTCGACGCCGACTTCCTTTGCGGCGGAGCAGCCGCCAAGAGGCCGTCCCCTTCTTCACGGCCATAGTCTGGTAATTtagatgtattttttttcttttttatacaTCCACAGTTGTTATTTTTACATTCTCGAAAAAAGATAAGAATCACAGACAAGAGTTGTAAGTTATGAATGTATTTTTTTTTGCAACAACTGGATCAAGGCGGTGGTTTTTAGTTCCATCTGGTGCATTAGGATgtaatttttctactttttttacATCCAAAATCTTGAATAAATCAAGGTGTAAAACACTGTTTGTGATCTCAGTTGTGATGATTTTACatgtaatttttatatttttctacATCCATCGTTAAGGTTTTTACATCCTCAAGTAAATCAACGAAATATGAGCAATGAGTTGTTTTACTAATGAATGTAATTTTTTTGTAAAAGTTAGATGAAGATTGTCCTTGTTCACTAACAGGACACGGGTTGGCAGATTGCACGTGCAAAGAAATATAGAGGATCAAAACTGTTTTTTAAGTGTGGCCAGATTTGCATGTGCGCGTGTGGGTATGTGTTGCTTTTCATCCGGGTGGCCCGGCTTTAACCATCCGGGTGGTAGCGGTTCTATTTTCGGTTACCTGTCACTGTCAGCTTTTAGGCCCACTTCTATTTTGGGAAATATTTTTGTTCCGACCGGGGGAGCACCGTGGTAGACTAACCGGTGCCTGGGCACTGTGTAGCATCGTCCAAAGAAAAATGGATAAGGTGGGGAGGAGCGTGGGGTGGGGAAGAAAGAAACACAAGGTTGTTTTGGCAAAATGGTCCGTCTGACATTTTTATATGATTGGAGGGAGTAGCTTATTTCCCTGTTCTCGAGGAAAATAGCAGCTTATTAGTTCATAGATGGAAAACCACGTCTAGAGGTTCTTTGTAGCTTTTTTACCCATCCCACATCCTGCCCACTAAGATGTTACATGTGATGCACGACTTTCCCCCACCTCTCCTCTCCCCCTGCTACCGTACCTGGCCTCCTCTCTCCTTTGTCCGGGCCGGACCGAAGCCATTCTCGGTGGCGCTGCCGTCGGAGAATGGTGGAGGCGAGGCAACGGTGTTTATAGTGTAGATAGTAGGTTTAGTTTTTCCTCTATTTCGTCTGTGGGGCCTTTGCCCGGTAGTAGGAGCGATGCTCTGGATCTTGGCCACCGGATCCATGGCTTAGGGTTGCTGCTGCCCTCCTTGAGTTCCTTTGGTCGGAGCTGAGAGAGTGGAGGAGCAGCACAGTCTCCTTAAATAAATCAGTGGTGAAGGATCTGCTCTGCCTGCAAGGACGCTACCAGATGCGGGTGTTCCCGTCCGGCCGTGCAGGTATGGGGGAATTTCTCTGCATGGTGGCGAGGTGCTCTTTGGTTTCTATCCCGaccggtgataacccacaagtataggggatcgcaacagtcttcgagggaagtaaaacccaaatttattgattcgacacaaggggaggtaaagaatacttataagccttaacaactgagttgtcaattcagctgcacctggaaaagcactagtaacaggggtgatgtgaaagcagcagtaatatgagagcagtagtaacagtaacacaacagcagtagaagtaatatgagagcaatggcaccagaaaatagttgatactacttccaatgacatgtagaacgagtatatgatgatgagagatggaccggggttcccagctatctacactagtggtaactctccaataacaagtgttgggtgaacaaattacagttgggcaattgataggattgaaatagcattaagacagaacatcaagattattaatcatgtaggcatgtttcccatatatagtcatacgtgctcgcaatgagaaacttgtacaacatcttttgtcctaccagccggtggcagccgggcctctagggaatctactggaaattaaggcactccttttaatagagcaccggagcaaagcattaacactccgtgaaaacatgtgatcctcatatctaagccttcccctccagttgtcccaatttctgtcactttggggcctttggttccggacatagacatgtgcaaacaacttatagatacaatctaagcaataagtatagagcttaaatctaagatcatgccactcgggccctagtgataagcattaaacacaacaagattgcagcaacaataacttcacaaactttatagatagactaatcataatgtaacaatccatcggatcccaacgaacacaacaccgattacatcagatgaatctcaatcatgtaaggcagctcatgagatcattgtattgaagtacatgggggagagaataccaactagctacagctagaacccatagtccatgggggaactactcacagagcatgatggaggcggtggcgtcgatggagatggcttccgggggcacttccccgtcccggcagggtgccggaacagagacttctgtcccccgaattggagtttcacgatggtggcgacgcccctggagtctttctggagttttgtcaatcggtctcgcgtttttaggtcgaaaggggttttataggcgaagaggcggcgcaggaggggcaccagggcgccctccccataggccggcgcggctaggggcctgcccgcgtggccctatggtgtgggggccccaggcctcctctccgggtctccttcggtgtcctggtccgtctcggtgaattatgatgtttggtcttcgtttcgtcgaattccgagaatattgcccgaacagcctttctggaaccaaaaacagcagaaaacaggaactggcacttcggcatcttgttaataggttagttccggaaaatgcataaaaacattataaagtgcaagcaaaacatgtaagtattgtcataaaacaagcatggaacatcagaaattataggtacgttggagacgtatcagcatccccaagcttagttcctgctcgccctcgagtaggtaaacgataaaaagagtaagttctgtagtgacatgctacttacataatcttgatcattctattataaagcatatgagatgaatgcagtgactcaaggcaatgatctatagttgctaacaaatagataacatatagcaaaacttttcatgaatagtactttcaagacaagcatcaacaatcttgcataagagttaactcataaagcaataaattcaaagtaaaggcattgaagcaacacagaggaagatctaagtttcagcagttgctttcaactttcaacatgtatatctcatggataattgtcaacacaaagtaatatgatgaatgcaaatatgcaagtatgtaagaatcaatgcacagttgacacaagtgtttgcttctaagatggaaggaagtaggtaaactgactcaacataaagtaaaagaaaggcccttcgcagagggaagcagggattaaatcatgtgctagagctttttaagttttgaaatcatatagggagtataaaagtaaagttttgagaggtgtttgttgttgtcaacgaatggtagcgggtactctaactaccttatcaaccagactttcaagagcggctcccatgaaggacgttatctctaccagcaaggtagatcatccctcttctctttgtttacacatgtattttagtttagtttttatttttttatttttttagatgacactcctcccaacctttgctttctcaagccatggctaaccgaatcctcgggtgccttccaatcaatcacataccatggaggagtgtctatttgcaaaattaagttgcttactgatgaatcagagcaaaacatgtgaagagaattattaatgcaagttaattaattgggggctgggaaccccgcgccagctctttttgcaaaattattggataagcggatgaagccactagtccattgtgaaagtccgtcaaaagtaaatgacacgatcgaaagataaaacaccacatacttcctcatgagctataaaacattgacacaaataagagataatagcttttgaattgtttaaaggtagcacatgaagtatttgcttggaatggcaggaaatacctcatagtaggtagttatggtggacataattggcataggttttggctcgaggttttggatgcacgagaagcatttcctctcagtacaaggctttggctagcaaggttgtttgaagcaaacacaagtatgaaccggtacagcaaaacttacataagaacatattgcaagcattataaaactctacattgtcttccttgttgctcaaacactttt includes the following:
- the LOC139832447 gene encoding uncharacterized protein, with amino-acid sequence MSSASPKRGSTMAGGPETSSDIGGAAMAEAIKFPLFSHLSTLPRPSLFLTALHVGRQFHSPCRRRPPAWLALPPRALPLQAPPAPRLRAALPRPLLRPLRRAPRRARCRGPRLRAARPRLSSPPRPPPPPPLLPADAAPVAQRLLLEFAGTDEAPPKAKGKGEDAWQVRSLTDFLKLPLDQGGGEGKALYIDEEGTFRPQRLLQIGDRFGLNGADVLENVAYARAYNTDRQSRLLPEATSMMIETRQVHFFPSGCIYETSV